The Candidatus Hydrogenedentota bacterium genome has a window encoding:
- a CDS encoding Rrf2 family transcriptional regulator: MLTKTSEIAVQTLIILSRRNDITPVSPRELAAHLKASPTYMAKVTGLLVKANLLLAHRGVHGGVSLSRPTSQITLLEVVEACQGRILGDYCQDGASSKVVCAFHAAMLELHQAIIGTLGRWTVEDIEKKTLPSPPLRGLVRCKMSCIDSGAPVQHKKKEPVKP, encoded by the coding sequence ATGTTGACGAAGACTTCTGAGATCGCCGTACAGACCCTCATCATCCTGAGCAGGCGGAACGATATCACACCGGTATCCCCTCGCGAATTGGCTGCTCATCTCAAGGCATCGCCCACATATATGGCCAAGGTCACGGGGCTCCTCGTGAAGGCGAATCTCCTCCTGGCGCACCGGGGTGTGCACGGGGGAGTGAGCCTCAGCCGTCCGACCAGCCAGATCACGTTGCTGGAGGTTGTGGAAGCGTGCCAAGGCCGAATTCTCGGCGATTACTGCCAAGACGGCGCGAGCTCCAAGGTCGTATGCGCGTTTCACGCGGCCATGCTGGAATTGCACCAAGCGATCATCGGCACGTTGGGCCGATGGACCGTTGAAGATATCGAGAAAAAAACGCTTCCATCTCCCCCCCTGCGTGGACTGGTGCGCTGCAAGATGTCGTGCATCGATTCGGGCGCGCCAGTCCAGCACAAAAAAAAGGAACCCGTGAAGCCATGA
- a CDS encoding 4Fe-4S dicluster domain-containing protein yields MTEEPREESKEMSPKGIEVPRRNFLKAGFGTMAAIAALAGVSAPLASLTKGFTSVDAFLQQHYKRLTSDDLDQILRRLEAEIARDYGARVHVNDVRPMDGVEYGYALNLSRCNGSRRCVEACVKENNQTRDPQMQYIKVLEMSNGSLDVEKSDHYYDVPEVPREGKYYLPVQCHQCKNPPCTKVCPVQATWTEPDGITVIDYNWCIGCRYCMAACPYEARRFNFSKPEIPAEEINPDMAYLGNRIRPAGVVEKCTFCIHRTRRGRYPACMEACPTGARIFGNLLDPNSEINYILKNKRVYILKEEAGTIPRFYYYFDV; encoded by the coding sequence ATGACAGAAGAACCTCGAGAGGAAAGCAAGGAAATGAGCCCCAAGGGAATCGAAGTCCCTCGGCGCAATTTCCTCAAGGCCGGCTTCGGAACCATGGCGGCCATAGCCGCACTCGCGGGAGTCTCTGCCCCCTTGGCCTCCCTGACGAAAGGCTTCACCAGTGTCGACGCGTTTCTGCAGCAACACTACAAACGGCTAACTTCGGACGACCTTGACCAGATCCTGCGCCGTCTGGAAGCAGAGATCGCCCGCGACTATGGAGCGCGGGTTCATGTGAACGATGTTCGCCCCATGGATGGCGTCGAATACGGGTATGCGCTCAATCTGAGCCGCTGCAACGGTTCCCGCCGCTGCGTGGAAGCGTGCGTCAAAGAAAACAACCAGACCCGGGACCCGCAGATGCAGTACATCAAGGTCCTGGAAATGTCGAATGGTTCGCTCGACGTCGAGAAGTCCGACCACTACTACGATGTACCCGAAGTCCCCCGCGAAGGGAAATACTACTTGCCCGTACAGTGCCACCAGTGCAAGAACCCGCCCTGCACGAAAGTCTGTCCCGTACAAGCGACATGGACGGAGCCCGACGGCATCACTGTGATCGATTACAACTGGTGCATCGGGTGCCGGTACTGCATGGCCGCGTGCCCTTACGAGGCGCGCCGCTTCAATTTCAGTAAACCTGAGATTCCCGCCGAAGAGATCAACCCGGACATGGCCTATCTGGGCAACCGCATTCGGCCCGCCGGCGTGGTTGAGAAATGCACGTTCTGCATTCATCGGACACGCCGAGGCAGGTACCCCGCCTGCATGGAGGCATGCCCAACAGGAGCGCGCATCTTTGGCAACTTGCTCGACCCCAACAGCGAGATCAACTACATCCTGAAGAATAAGCGCGTGTACATCCTTAAAGAAGAGGCAGGGACCATTCCCCGCTTCTACTACTACTTCGATGTATAG
- a CDS encoding DUF4159 domain-containing protein produces the protein MRTANRIWQSAVWAFCVGALLMGVAGDPPPNPVPQDNAVLSPGKEDLVRCANLVYAGSKSSVCFSDKFMTEVKRNTFVEVDSSFTPVRLAKEDLFDFPFAIMTGEGTFSLLEQERQNLQAYLKRGGFLLASAGCSSREWDQSFRREFKKIFPECKLQTIPITHPIYQTVYAIKRVNLKNGGTTLLEGLELDGRIVLVYSSEGLNDTGSVSGCCCCGGNEVKNSKDVNTNIFTYALTH, from the coding sequence ATGCGAACAGCGAACAGGATATGGCAAAGCGCGGTTTGGGCTTTCTGCGTAGGGGCCTTGTTGATGGGAGTGGCCGGGGATCCTCCCCCGAATCCCGTACCCCAAGATAATGCCGTGCTTTCCCCTGGGAAAGAAGACTTGGTGCGCTGCGCCAATCTCGTGTATGCGGGCTCGAAGAGTTCAGTGTGCTTCAGTGACAAGTTCATGACCGAGGTTAAGCGGAACACCTTTGTTGAGGTGGACAGTTCGTTTACCCCGGTACGCCTGGCGAAGGAAGACCTGTTCGATTTCCCGTTCGCGATCATGACCGGCGAGGGAACCTTCTCGTTACTGGAACAAGAACGCCAGAACTTGCAGGCCTACTTGAAGCGAGGCGGATTTCTGCTGGCTTCGGCGGGTTGTTCGTCGCGTGAATGGGACCAATCGTTCCGGCGCGAGTTCAAGAAGATTTTTCCGGAGTGCAAGCTTCAGACGATTCCGATCACCCATCCCATTTACCAGACGGTGTATGCGATCAAGCGAGTTAACCTGAAAAACGGAGGCACAACGCTGCTGGAAGGTCTGGAGCTGGACGGGCGGATCGTCCTCGTCTATTCGTCGGAAGGTTTGAACGATACCGGGAGTGTATCCGGTTGTTGTTGCTGCGGCGGCAATGAGGTCAAGAACTCCAAGGACGTGAACACGAATATTTTTACGTACGCATTGACGCATTGA
- a CDS encoding thioredoxin family protein, translating into MKRASRPLRPLRSFLRVLPALALLWTSAGDAAAAEAAITWQPTYEKAVEESFVQQKPLLLDFTAEWCGWCKKMDEEVYATPEVSGILKDFVCVKVDIEQNPAVALAYEVQSIPRTIILSADKRIISDQMGFYTADVFAEFLKEAKDWKPGLELPPSAPEIAAARIEETVPDTVDTPDAAAKLLRLLASQDVDLRAKAEAAVVKALPQMLPTLVKALSSEVLAERIAALEALRKNGTDVAPFDPWASRPERDEAVKPWLAWLAQQPAVTLETPQTQTP; encoded by the coding sequence ATGAAGAGGGCCTCTCGACCATTGCGCCCGCTGCGTAGTTTTCTGCGCGTGCTTCCGGCACTGGCGTTGCTTTGGACCTCTGCGGGCGATGCGGCGGCGGCCGAGGCCGCGATTACGTGGCAACCGACCTACGAGAAGGCAGTTGAGGAGTCGTTTGTGCAACAGAAGCCGCTGCTGCTGGATTTCACGGCGGAGTGGTGCGGCTGGTGCAAGAAGATGGATGAGGAAGTGTACGCGACGCCCGAGGTATCGGGGATTCTAAAAGACTTCGTCTGTGTGAAGGTGGATATCGAACAGAATCCCGCCGTTGCGCTGGCCTATGAAGTGCAATCCATACCGCGCACGATCATCCTTAGCGCGGATAAACGGATCATATCGGACCAGATGGGGTTCTATACGGCCGATGTATTCGCGGAATTCCTGAAAGAGGCAAAAGACTGGAAGCCGGGTTTAGAACTGCCTCCATCGGCGCCTGAGATTGCCGCAGCGCGCATTGAAGAAACCGTACCCGACACGGTAGACACCCCTGATGCAGCCGCGAAGCTTCTGAGACTGCTGGCGAGTCAGGACGTGGATCTGCGCGCAAAAGCAGAGGCGGCAGTTGTGAAGGCGCTTCCGCAGATGCTGCCAACTTTGGTGAAGGCATTGTCCAGCGAAGTCCTGGCGGAACGCATCGCCGCGCTTGAGGCGCTGCGCAAGAATGGCACGGACGTAGCTCCCTTCGATCCGTGGGCGTCGCGTCCGGAGCGCGACGAAGCCGTGAAGCCATGGCTTGCGTGGCTGGCGCAACAGCCCGCGGTCACTTTGGAAACACCGCAGACACAGACTCCGTGA
- the hcp gene encoding hydroxylamine reductase, translating into MHCDQCEQTENGVACTESGLCGKNPDMESLQKILLYGLKGMCAYKHHARRLGKVDSEIDAFVEEALFATVTNVNFDIESLLELVLECGRMNLKTMQMLNDGHIEKFGVPTPVEVTEGIQDGPGILVTGHDMVDLKDLLDQTAGTGVKVYTHGEMLPAHSYPKLRAYPHLVGHFGGAWQKQRMEFEAFGGPILATTNCVLIPSPVNTYLDKFFTTRVTAVPGAKRIKDNDFSAVIKRAQEIGSLKPTATKKATIGFHYSVILSLADKVVEAVKSGQIKHFFVIGGCDGAEPGRNYFAQYAEGLPQESIILTLGCGKFRIREHDYGTVAGLPRLLDMGQCNDAYGAVQVALALANAFQCGVNDLPLTLVISWFEQKAVAVLLTLLHLGVKGIALGPALPAFVSPNVLKILQQTFDLKAIGTDGRKDAQLACA; encoded by the coding sequence ATGCACTGCGACCAATGTGAACAAACGGAAAACGGAGTTGCCTGTACGGAATCGGGGCTTTGCGGCAAGAACCCGGATATGGAGTCTCTGCAGAAGATTTTGCTTTACGGTTTGAAGGGCATGTGCGCGTACAAGCATCATGCGCGCCGTCTTGGCAAGGTCGATTCCGAGATTGACGCCTTCGTCGAAGAAGCTCTCTTCGCAACGGTGACAAACGTAAATTTCGACATCGAAAGTCTGCTCGAACTCGTGCTTGAATGCGGTCGCATGAATCTCAAAACCATGCAGATGCTTAATGACGGGCACATTGAGAAGTTCGGCGTGCCAACGCCCGTGGAAGTGACTGAAGGCATCCAGGACGGCCCGGGGATCCTGGTGACCGGTCACGACATGGTCGACCTTAAAGACCTTCTCGATCAGACGGCCGGAACCGGCGTCAAAGTCTATACGCACGGCGAGATGCTGCCAGCACATTCGTATCCTAAGCTCCGCGCCTATCCGCATCTCGTTGGCCATTTCGGCGGCGCGTGGCAGAAGCAGCGCATGGAGTTCGAGGCGTTCGGTGGACCGATCCTGGCCACGACGAATTGCGTGTTGATTCCGAGTCCGGTGAACACGTACCTCGACAAGTTCTTCACCACGCGTGTGACCGCCGTTCCGGGCGCGAAGCGCATCAAGGACAACGATTTCTCCGCCGTGATCAAGCGGGCGCAGGAAATCGGTTCGCTGAAGCCCACCGCAACCAAGAAAGCCACCATCGGCTTCCACTACAGCGTCATCCTGAGCCTCGCCGACAAGGTCGTCGAAGCCGTCAAATCGGGCCAGATCAAACACTTCTTCGTTATCGGCGGATGCGATGGCGCGGAACCTGGCCGCAACTACTTCGCCCAGTACGCGGAAGGCTTGCCGCAGGAGTCCATCATCCTCACCCTCGGTTGCGGCAAGTTCCGCATTCGCGAACATGACTACGGCACCGTTGCGGGTCTTCCTCGGTTGCTCGACATGGGTCAATGCAACGACGCGTACGGCGCGGTGCAGGTCGCCTTGGCGCTGGCGAATGCCTTCCAGTGCGGTGTCAACGATCTGCCGCTGACTCTGGTGATTTCGTGGTTCGAACAGAAGGCCGTCGCCGTGCTGCTTACCCTGCTGCACCTCGGTGTGAAGGGCATCGCGCTCGGGCCCGCGCTTCCGGCCTTCGTGTCGCCGAACGTGTTGAAGATCCTCCAGCAGACCTTTGACCTGAAGGCCATCGGCACGGACGGGCGTAAGGACGCGCAGTTGGCGTGCGCATGA
- a CDS encoding VWA domain-containing protein — translation MQGFSIQPPFPAAAILGLGALVIGLVVVGYMRAPAKGWARTLLAIVRIVAVLGLTIVLLRPMRLAPDKRIDEKPVFAVLVDASQSMCTEDIDGKARYQAVTDALKPMQEQLQRGFAEEFDVKAYIFSNALTPASLGQLLNMPSPTGSITDIGTALTDSASIAGSRKHAGVLLISDGRENSGSSVQQAAMALKGMKVPVWTVPVGSVTQAKDLYVTARLSSNFLFVKQPAKLKAALSHSGYENLYATVELYREDALVNTQQVMLKASTTDVEFPLLEDHEGVYRYCVKVKPLPGEADVKNNERTVFARVADEKNKVLIVEARPYWDTKFLLRALQKDPNLEVTAAFLLNREKVFTVAQQAASDIAATAQVTSGVAMPRTREDLFKYDCLVFGRGADTAFSAEELKLLKDYLTIRGGSVLFSRGKAYGFENIDLADLEPVEWSQDALHNVRFELTADGKINPTFAFGAGLPADTVIRELPAMVSVTRVKAEKSLSVILARSADNTSGESLATISYQRYGKGKVMTVGSTGLWRWAMTPPELDKYDDVFVRFWTQMIRWLISESDFLPGQDISFRTDQYSYALGDPVRFIVETKFVDTAAYQPQAVLTQPNGETATLTFEPLPDREGSFAVTYPPKDEGEYSAELAPGPAKDTVQRVRFTVYSDSVENRFVAADEELMRQVATVTGGETLKLNQLPDLPDKVRAFERLTRMEIKPKDAWDTRAIFTVLVCLLAFEWFVRRRAGLV, via the coding sequence ATGCAGGGCTTTTCCATACAACCTCCATTTCCAGCCGCCGCGATTCTCGGGCTTGGCGCGCTCGTGATCGGTCTCGTGGTGGTGGGCTATATGCGCGCCCCCGCCAAGGGATGGGCGCGGACGCTTCTGGCGATTGTGCGGATTGTCGCGGTGCTTGGTCTGACCATCGTGCTGTTGCGGCCCATGCGGCTGGCGCCCGACAAGCGAATCGACGAGAAGCCCGTATTCGCGGTGCTGGTGGATGCATCGCAAAGCATGTGCACGGAGGACATCGACGGCAAAGCGCGGTACCAGGCTGTGACCGACGCGCTTAAGCCCATGCAAGAGCAACTACAGCGAGGTTTTGCGGAGGAGTTCGACGTGAAGGCGTACATCTTCTCCAACGCGTTGACTCCGGCCTCGCTCGGGCAGTTGCTGAACATGCCGTCTCCAACCGGAAGTATCACCGACATCGGCACCGCGTTGACGGACTCCGCCAGCATCGCGGGGAGCCGAAAGCACGCCGGAGTGCTCCTCATTTCGGACGGACGCGAGAATTCGGGCAGCAGTGTGCAGCAAGCGGCCATGGCGCTGAAAGGGATGAAGGTGCCGGTGTGGACCGTGCCCGTTGGTAGCGTGACGCAAGCTAAAGACCTGTACGTGACGGCGCGCCTGTCGTCAAACTTCCTGTTTGTGAAGCAACCCGCGAAACTCAAAGCGGCCCTGTCGCACTCGGGCTACGAGAACTTGTACGCGACGGTCGAACTGTATCGCGAAGACGCGCTTGTCAATACGCAACAGGTGATGTTGAAAGCGAGTACAACCGACGTGGAATTTCCATTGCTGGAGGATCACGAAGGCGTATACCGGTATTGCGTGAAAGTGAAACCGCTTCCGGGCGAAGCAGACGTCAAGAACAACGAGCGCACGGTCTTTGCGCGCGTCGCCGACGAGAAGAACAAGGTGCTGATTGTGGAAGCGCGTCCCTATTGGGACACGAAGTTTCTGCTGCGGGCTTTGCAGAAAGATCCGAACCTCGAAGTGACGGCGGCGTTTTTGTTGAACCGCGAAAAGGTCTTTACCGTGGCGCAACAAGCCGCCAGCGATATCGCGGCAACCGCGCAGGTTACCTCGGGCGTAGCCATGCCGCGAACGCGCGAGGACCTCTTCAAATACGATTGCCTTGTGTTCGGACGCGGAGCCGATACGGCCTTCTCCGCCGAAGAGCTGAAACTGCTGAAGGACTACCTCACGATTCGCGGCGGCAGTGTGTTGTTTTCGCGCGGTAAGGCCTACGGATTCGAGAACATCGATTTGGCGGACCTGGAACCGGTCGAATGGTCGCAAGATGCGCTTCACAATGTGCGATTCGAGTTGACCGCGGACGGCAAGATCAATCCCACGTTTGCATTTGGCGCGGGACTGCCTGCGGACACGGTCATTCGCGAATTGCCTGCCATGGTCAGCGTGACGCGCGTGAAGGCCGAGAAATCACTTTCGGTAATCCTGGCGCGCAGCGCGGACAACACGAGCGGCGAATCGCTCGCCACGATTTCCTATCAGCGATACGGCAAAGGCAAAGTCATGACCGTCGGCTCGACGGGTCTGTGGCGGTGGGCGATGACGCCGCCGGAACTCGACAAATACGATGACGTGTTCGTGCGATTCTGGACGCAGATGATCCGCTGGCTTATTTCGGAATCGGATTTCTTGCCCGGGCAGGACATCTCGTTTCGCACGGACCAGTATTCGTACGCCTTGGGCGATCCGGTGCGATTCATCGTTGAGACCAAGTTTGTCGACACCGCGGCGTATCAGCCGCAAGCGGTTCTTACGCAGCCGAACGGCGAAACGGCCACGCTGACGTTCGAGCCCCTGCCCGACCGGGAAGGCTCGTTCGCGGTGACCTACCCTCCGAAAGACGAAGGCGAATACAGCGCCGAGTTGGCGCCGGGCCCTGCCAAAGATACGGTGCAGCGCGTCCGCTTCACGGTGTATTCGGATAGCGTCGAGAATCGCTTCGTGGCCGCGGACGAGGAACTCATGCGGCAAGTGGCTACCGTGACCGGCGGTGAAACATTGAAGCTGAATCAGCTTCCGGATTTGCCGGACAAGGTTCGCGCATTTGAACGATTGACGCGCATGGAGATAAAGCCCAAAGACGCCTGGGACACGCGGGCGATCTTCACCGTGTTGGTTTGCCTGCTGGCCTTCGAGTGGTTCGTGCGCAGGCGGGCGGGGCTGGTCTGA